GAACCGCCATTTGGTCTCCGTCGAAGTCGGCGTTAAACCCGGCACATATACAAGGGTGAATTCTGATCGCGTCGCCTTCTATTAGAATCGGGTAGAAAGCTTGGATACCAAGGCGGTGGAGAGTCGGGGCTCTATTTAAAAGAACTGGATGATTTTTAGTAATTTCTTCGAGGATATCCCAAATTTCTCCGCTTCTTCTCTCTAAAAAGTGTTTCGCGCTTTTGACATTCGGGGCATGACCTCTTGATATGATTTCGCGCAGTACAAATGGCTTAAACATTTCGAGCGCCATTTCTTTAGGAATACCTGTTTGGTGCAGGTCGAGTTCCGGTCCGACGACGATTACGGACCTACCGGAGTAATCAACACGTTTTCCAAGAAGGTTTTGTCTGAATCTTCCCTGTTTTCCTCGAAGCATGTCAGAAAGTGATCTTAGTTCTTGTGATGCCCGAGTTGTTTTAACTTTTTGAGAATCGATGAGAGCATCGACTGCTTCTTGGAGCATTCTTTTTTCGTTTCTCAGAATGATCTCCGGAGCCCCAAGCTCTATTAACTTTTTGAGTCGGTTATTTCTGTTGATGACTCTTCTGTAAAGATCGTTAAGGTCCGAAGTTGCGAACCTTCCACCTGAAAGCTGAACCATAGGGCGAAGATCTGGCGGCAGAACAGGGAGAGTTTTTATAATCATCCAGGTTGGGGAAATTTGCGCCTTTCGCATTCCTTCAACAACCCTCAATCTTTTTGCGGCTTTGATGTATTTCTGGCTGCTGGCGGTCGTTAATTCTTTTCTAAGATTAGCCGCAAGTTGTGCAAGGTCTATTTTCTCAAGAACAGCCAGGACGGATTCAGCACCCATTCCAACTTTTAAGAACTCGTGCGCTTCGTAGTCTGCAATTTTTTGATATTCGTCTTCAGAAATTAAATCGAGAGGTTTGACAGAGTTGACCATACTGGTAATGCTCTTGTAGATTTCCTCGAGTCTGGAAACTTCCTTGGCGTTTTCGTCCCGGAGCATTGCCTGTCTTTGGCGCGTGATCAGCTGCATTTCTTCGATTTTAAGTTCTGATTGTTCTTTTGCTGTCGATTTACCTTTGACTTCCGCGACCTCTTTTTTGCCTTCTTTTTCCTGCTCTTCTAAGTTTTTCTTTAAAAGTACTTGTTGTTCTTTTCTCTTTGCTTCCAGATCCTGTTCTAAGCGTTTTATGATTTCTGCTCTTTTATCTTCGTCGAGGTCGATGACGATGTATGACGCGAAATAAATTACAGCGTCTAAGCTCCTTGGGGAAACATCAAGAAGAAGCCCGAGCTTCGACGGGCTGCCTTTGAAAAACCAGTTGTGAACAACCGGAGCAGCAAGTGTAATGTGGCCCATTCTTTCACGACGGACTCTAGATTGGGTTACTTCAACGCCACATTTGTCACAAATTATTCCGCGGTACCTGATCCTTTTGTATTTACCGCAGTAACACTCCCAGTCTTTTGTGGGGCCGAAAATGCGTTCGTCGAAAAGTCCGTCTTTTTCCGGCTTCAGCGTTCTGTAGTTAATGGTTTCAGGTTTTGTGACCTCACCAAAAGACCACGTCTTGATGTCGTCTGCTGACGCGAGTGTTAATTTTAAGGCTTCAAAATCGATTAGTTCGTTCATTTTTGACTTTAAGGAGACAACCTACGATTTTCTCCTTAATATTCCTCTTTCCCTAAAAAGATAATTTTAAACTGGCAAATCTAGATTTAAAATTCATTTTAGTCACTTCTCTACTTCTGCAAGGTCCATGCCGCTTGCAGCTTCAGGCGTAAGGCCGCCTTCTGTTGCAATAATTTCTGCTCCTGATTCTCGAGCAAGTTCGGCTGCTTCTTTTGAGACCTCTTCCTCTTTAGGCGAAACTTCCGCTTCTAAGGTTTTTGCGCCAATTGTCTGGACGTTTAAGGAAAGACTGTTTAATTCTTTAACCAAAACCTTAAATGATTCCGGAATAAGGGCTTGTGGAATTTCGGTTCCTTTGATGATAGCTTCAAACGCTTTTGCGCGTCCTACAATGTCGTCGGATTTAATCGTTAACATTTCTTGCAGGGTGTAAGCAGCTCCATACGCTTCGAGCGCCCAGACTTCCATTTCTCCAAGTCTCTGACCACCCATTTGAGCTTTTCCACCCAAAGGCTGTTGGGTAATTAGAGAGTACGGGCCTGTGCTTCTTGCGTGAGTTTTGTCTTCGACCATGTGAATTAATTTCATAATATAGCCGCGACCAACAACGATTGGGCGATCGAAGGCTTTACCGGTTCGGCCATCGTAAAGTGTGAGCCTGCCGTCTTCAGGAAGGTTTGCTTTTCGGAGCTCATCGGTAATTCGATCTTCCGAAATGTGTTCGAAAACTGGAAGAGCAACTTTATAGTTTAGTTTATCTACGGCAAGACCAAGATGAGCTTCCAGAAGCTGGCCCAAGTTCATACGCGAAAGAACAGAAAGCGGACTGATGATGATATCAACTGGGGTGCCATCTGAAAGGTATGGCATATCTTGAGCGGCAACGATTTTCGAAATAACACCTTTGTTTCCGTGGCGTCCCGCTAATTTGTCACCGACTACTACTTTTCGCATTTGGGCAACTTTTACGTATATTTTGGAAATTGCGCCGTGTTCCAACTCGTCGCCTTTTTCGCGCGACAGAATCTTAACGTCTATTACTGTTCCTTTTTCTCCGTGAGACATGCGAAGAGACGTGTCTCTTACTTCCCTTGCCTTTTCTCCAAAGATCGCACGAAGTAGTCTTTCTTCTGCTGTTAATTCTGTTTCGCCTTTTGGAGCAATTTTGCCGACTAAAATATCATTTTGGCCGACTTCTGCTCCGACTACAACAATTCCGTTTTCGTCTAAGTTTCTAAGATCTTCTTCGGAAACGTTGGGGATGTCTCTTGTAGTTTCTTCCGGACCAAGCTTTGTTTCGACAACGGAAGTTTCATACTCTTCAATGTGAATTGAAGTCAAAACGTCTTCTTTGAAAAGCTTGTCGGAAATGACGATTGAATCCTCGTAACCCAGACCGTCGAAGCTCATGTAGGCAATTGTTAAGTTTTGACCAAGCGCTAGCTCTCCATTTTGGGTCGCGGGACCATCTACCAAAACATCGCCGCGCTTAACTTTTTGACCCACGGTTACAATGGGTTTTTGAGAATAACACGTGCTTTGAGGAGATCTTAAGAATTTCTGAATGGGGATCGTAATTTCGCGAGAGTTATTTCCATCCTTAATTGTGTAAACTACTTTCTTGCTGTCCGCGTAAGTTACTTCACCGTCGCCTTCTGCGATAGAAACTCTACCCATATTTTTACCAACCACTTCTTCCATTCCAGTCCCGACGACGGGAGAATTAGGGCTGATAAGAGGTACTGCTTGGCACTGCATGTGTGTTCCCATGAGTGCCCGGTTTGCTTCGTCATGAGCCAAAAATGGAATTAGGGCGGCTGATGTACCTGTGATTTGTCTGGGGATAACGTCTATGTAATCGACAACGTTTTGGGGGGCAGTTGTAAATTCCCCTTTGTATCTTACTGGCAACCTGTCTTCCACAAAGTAACCTTTGCCGTCTAGTGGCACCTGTGCATGTGTAATGTAGTAATCTTCTTCGTCGTCTGCTGCCAGATAAACGATTTCGTCTGTTACTCTACCTTTTCCGTTTTGGTCTTTTTCAACTTTTCTGTAAGGAGCTTCTAAAAATCCGTACTCGTTAATTTTGGCGTAAAGCGACATGTAGGTAACAAGACCGATGTTGGGACCTTCGGGCGAACGAATTGGACAAATTCTGGAGTACTGAGAATGGTTGATGTCACGAATCGAAAACGCAGCTCTTTCTCTTGCAATTCCGCCAGTGCCCATAACTGTAAGTCTTCTTAAATTGTCTAGTTCGGAAAGTGGGTTGGTCTGGTCTAGAATTGTCGAAAGTTGGGAAGATCGGAAAAATTCGTTGACCGCAGAAATCACCGGTCTTGCGTTAATTAATGATGATGGGGTAGGGGTTGTATCTGTTGGGGTCAAGCTCATTCTTTCCCTAATTACTCTTTCTAACCTCAAAATTCCGACCCTGAAAGCATTTTGAGAAACGAGTTCACCTACTCTTCTTACTCTTCGGTTTCCTAAATGGTCGATATCGTCGACTTTGCCTCTTTTGGCGACGAGTTCAAAAAGGTAGGCAATAGATGCGACAAAATCTTCGGCAGAGAGGGTGTACGCTTCTTCTCCAGTTCGGTTTTCTTCTTTGCCAATTTTCTTTTTAATCGGCGCCAAGCGTTTTTCAACCTTGTACCTACCGACTTTGCCAAGAGAATATCTGCGAGGGCTAAAAAACATGTTTTCCAAAAGAACTTTAGCGTTGTCTAGGATTACGTGGTCTCCTGGCCTCATTCTGCGATAAATTTCCAGGAGCGCTTCGTCTTGATTCGCAGTTGGATCTTTTGCAAAAGTGTTTTCCAAAACGTTTCGAAATTCTTCGTCTTTGACAAAATTAAAGAGCTCCCAGATTTGTTCATTTGTGCCAAATCCAATTGCTCGAAGAAAAGTTGTGACCGGGAATTTTCTTCTGCGGTCGATTTTAACTGTCAAAATGTCGTTTTTGGTGATTGCAAATTCCAGCCAAGAACCAAGAAGCGGACGGATTTCGCAACTGTAAAGGATTTTTCCGGTTGAAGGGTCGATTTCCGCGCTGTAATAGACACCTGGGGCGCGAACCAACTGGTTAACAACTGCTCTTTCGATTCCGTTTACAATAAAGGAACCTTTTTCGAGCATCATTGGCAAATCGCACAAGAATACTTCCTGACTGATTTTTTGGCCGGTTTGTTTGTTTAAAACTGTTGCTTCTACTTTTATAGGGAGATCGTATGTTACGCCTTTTTCGATTGCTTCTTCGGGGGTTCTTTTTGCTTTACCAAAGCTGTAATTGCCGAATGTGAGTGTAAAGTTTTTAGCTGTAAAATCGTCGATCGGGGAAACTTCTGCAAGAACGTCGCTGATGCCTTTTTCCAAAAATTTGGCAAAAGATTCCCTCTGGACTTCTACTAAGTCCAAGGGTGGTAACTTAGCAGTAATTGGTTTACCCCAGGAGATTCTTTGCACTATTTTATAAGCTTGTTTAGGTTAAGTTCGAATTTGGCAGTTTCTACAAGTAGCTTACGCTGTTTTGTAGAGGATCAAACAAGACGGCTGTCTCCAAATCAAGTTGAGGATGATCCACAGGGCTTCTTACACGACAAAAACCAAGAAGGTACATTAATACCTCCTTGTAAAGGTGTTTGTAGATCAATTTATATCACTGGAAAGAAAGTTTGTCAAGAGTTTGAAATGAATGCAACAATAAAAAAATCTAAAGGAATACGATGGTTAATTCTGTAAGTGCACCTTCACCTTCCCTTT
This DNA window, taken from Candidatus Curtissbacteria bacterium, encodes the following:
- the rpoB gene encoding DNA-directed RNA polymerase subunit beta; this encodes MQRISWGKPITAKLPPLDLVEVQRESFAKFLEKGISDVLAEVSPIDDFTAKNFTLTFGNYSFGKAKRTPEEAIEKGVTYDLPIKVEATVLNKQTGQKISQEVFLCDLPMMLEKGSFIVNGIERAVVNQLVRAPGVYYSAEIDPSTGKILYSCEIRPLLGSWLEFAITKNDILTVKIDRRRKFPVTTFLRAIGFGTNEQIWELFNFVKDEEFRNVLENTFAKDPTANQDEALLEIYRRMRPGDHVILDNAKVLLENMFFSPRRYSLGKVGRYKVEKRLAPIKKKIGKEENRTGEEAYTLSAEDFVASIAYLFELVAKRGKVDDIDHLGNRRVRRVGELVSQNAFRVGILRLERVIRERMSLTPTDTTPTPSSLINARPVISAVNEFFRSSQLSTILDQTNPLSELDNLRRLTVMGTGGIARERAAFSIRDINHSQYSRICPIRSPEGPNIGLVTYMSLYAKINEYGFLEAPYRKVEKDQNGKGRVTDEIVYLAADDEEDYYITHAQVPLDGKGYFVEDRLPVRYKGEFTTAPQNVVDYIDVIPRQITGTSAALIPFLAHDEANRALMGTHMQCQAVPLISPNSPVVGTGMEEVVGKNMGRVSIAEGDGEVTYADSKKVVYTIKDGNNSREITIPIQKFLRSPQSTCYSQKPIVTVGQKVKRGDVLVDGPATQNGELALGQNLTIAYMSFDGLGYEDSIVISDKLFKEDVLTSIHIEEYETSVVETKLGPEETTRDIPNVSEEDLRNLDENGIVVVGAEVGQNDILVGKIAPKGETELTAEERLLRAIFGEKAREVRDTSLRMSHGEKGTVIDVKILSREKGDELEHGAISKIYVKVAQMRKVVVGDKLAGRHGNKGVISKIVAAQDMPYLSDGTPVDIIISPLSVLSRMNLGQLLEAHLGLAVDKLNYKVALPVFEHISEDRITDELRKANLPEDGRLTLYDGRTGKAFDRPIVVGRGYIMKLIHMVEDKTHARSTGPYSLITQQPLGGKAQMGGQRLGEMEVWALEAYGAAYTLQEMLTIKSDDIVGRAKAFEAIIKGTEIPQALIPESFKVLVKELNSLSLNVQTIGAKTLEAEVSPKEEEVSKEAAELARESGAEIIATEGGLTPEAASGMDLAEVEK